A region from the Candidatus Electrothrix scaldis genome encodes:
- the ligA gene encoding NAD-dependent DNA ligase LigA: MKAMNAQEAEKRLKDLRAQITRHAHQYYVLDDPLISDGEYDQLFRELLDLEEQFPDLVTPDSPSLRVGGEPLAAFAEAEHAVPMLSLDNVFNAQELKDFEEKIQRYLQATTQPTYLAEPKLDGLAVELIYENGLLVQGSTRGNGLVGENITAQLQTVQSIPLRLVAQEGQEDVAIPEKLVVRGEVFLPRKGFLQLNEQRAKQGEALFANPRNAAAGSLRQLDPKVTASRPLRFYVYGVGDTASAPCADLEQLFSWLGQLGFPVNHLIKFCSTLVEVEEQYQHLQAIRHELEYEIDGMVIKVADFALQQRLGNTTRAPRWATAWKFPATQATTVMTGVDFQVGRTGAITPVAILEPVAVEGVIVRRATLHNQDEIERKGLKIGDTVLIQRAGDVIPEIVKPIIEQRSGAEQPIPFPSQCPVCTSPLQRPEGEAVTRCINLLCPAQQLQRMIYFVGKAGLDIDGFGKRNVEQLLEVGLIQEIPDIFRLPKEKLAVLDGWGKKSAEKLLLAIDEAKHPTLARFIGALGIRYVGEMTSELLTRHFSSLDALLAAEKEDLLAVEGIGEQAAMSLIEYFANSENRKMIQTLLDLGLTIETAVQGNTENNPLEGAIFLFTGTLSQMSRNEAKQLVKDRGGRVVSGLSKKVTHLVAGEKAGSKLKKAQEMGVKVVDEDEFLVIAGRV; the protein is encoded by the coding sequence ATGAAAGCAATGAATGCGCAGGAAGCAGAAAAACGCCTCAAGGATCTGCGGGCGCAGATCACCCGGCACGCCCATCAATATTATGTGCTGGATGACCCGCTCATCTCGGACGGTGAGTATGACCAGCTTTTTCGGGAGCTGCTGGACCTGGAAGAGCAGTTCCCCGACTTGGTTACCCCGGATTCTCCAAGCCTGCGGGTGGGTGGCGAGCCGCTTGCCGCCTTTGCTGAGGCCGAACATGCTGTGCCCATGCTCAGTCTGGATAATGTTTTCAATGCGCAGGAACTCAAGGACTTTGAAGAAAAAATCCAGCGCTATCTGCAAGCAACAACGCAACCCACCTATCTGGCCGAACCCAAGCTGGACGGCCTGGCAGTGGAGTTGATCTATGAAAACGGCCTGTTGGTGCAAGGTTCCACCCGAGGCAATGGCCTGGTGGGCGAAAACATCACAGCCCAGCTCCAGACCGTGCAGAGCATCCCCTTACGGCTGGTCGCACAAGAAGGGCAGGAGGATGTCGCGATCCCGGAAAAACTGGTGGTTCGGGGAGAGGTCTTTCTCCCGCGCAAAGGTTTTCTCCAGCTCAATGAACAACGGGCCAAGCAGGGCGAGGCCCTGTTTGCCAACCCGCGCAATGCCGCTGCCGGTTCCCTGCGCCAGCTTGATCCCAAGGTGACCGCCTCCAGACCGCTCCGTTTTTATGTCTACGGCGTGGGGGATACCGCGTCAGCTCCCTGCGCTGACCTGGAGCAGCTCTTCTCCTGGCTCGGCCAGCTGGGCTTTCCGGTCAATCACCTGATCAAATTTTGCAGCACCTTGGTAGAGGTGGAAGAGCAGTATCAACATCTCCAGGCCATTCGCCATGAACTGGAGTATGAGATCGACGGCATGGTGATTAAGGTGGCAGATTTTGCCCTGCAACAACGCCTGGGCAATACCACGCGAGCTCCGCGCTGGGCCACAGCCTGGAAGTTTCCTGCCACCCAGGCCACCACCGTCATGACCGGGGTTGATTTTCAGGTCGGACGGACCGGTGCCATCACCCCGGTGGCGATTCTGGAACCGGTTGCAGTGGAAGGCGTCATCGTTCGCCGGGCAACCCTGCATAACCAGGATGAGATTGAGCGCAAGGGCCTGAAGATCGGCGATACCGTCCTGATTCAGCGGGCCGGAGATGTGATCCCGGAAATTGTCAAGCCTATTATCGAACAGCGCAGCGGTGCGGAACAGCCCATTCCCTTTCCCAGCCAATGCCCTGTCTGCACCTCCCCCCTGCAACGGCCAGAGGGCGAGGCCGTGACCCGCTGCATCAATCTCCTCTGCCCGGCCCAGCAACTGCAACGGATGATCTATTTTGTCGGCAAGGCAGGGCTTGATATTGACGGCTTTGGTAAAAGAAACGTTGAGCAGCTTCTGGAGGTCGGATTGATCCAGGAGATCCCGGATATCTTCCGCCTGCCAAAAGAAAAACTGGCGGTGCTGGATGGCTGGGGAAAAAAATCTGCGGAAAAACTGCTGCTGGCCATAGACGAGGCCAAGCATCCCACCCTGGCCCGGTTCATCGGGGCCTTGGGGATTCGCTATGTCGGGGAAATGACCTCGGAGCTGCTGACCCGCCATTTCAGCAGCCTTGATGCCCTGCTGGCAGCGGAAAAAGAGGACCTGCTGGCCGTGGAAGGCATCGGGGAGCAGGCTGCCATGAGCCTGATTGAGTATTTTGCCAACAGCGAAAACCGGAAGATGATCCAGACCCTGCTGGATCTCGGCCTGACCATAGAAACGGCGGTGCAGGGGAATACTGAAAACAACCCGCTGGAAGGGGCTATCTTTCTCTTTACCGGTACTCTCAGCCAGATGTCGCGGAACGAGGCCAAGCAGCTGGTCAAAGATCGGGGCGGTCGGGTGGTTTCCGGGCTGAGTAAAAAAGTGACCCATTTGGTGGCCGGGGAAAAGGCCGGGAGTAAGCTGAAAAAGGCGCAGGAGATGGGGGTGAAGGTTGTGGATGAGGATGAGTTTTTGGTGATTGCTGGGAGAGTATAG
- a CDS encoding DUF4231 domain-containing protein, whose amino-acid sequence MDLNKNHSTRTVLKFWGRRNVTALNAHYAASKLYAKKHYLVGIPAVVLASFVGTSVFASLSQEISPFIKIVVSCCSALAAILAGVQTFLNYSQKSEKHRLIASKYSSMGREIEQLLTNTDEQLAKKQEEIDILRKKIDLIAQEAPILPKGLYENAYNKNHENKF is encoded by the coding sequence ATGGACCTAAATAAAAACCATTCAACAAGAACTGTATTGAAATTTTGGGGACGGCGAAATGTTACCGCTCTAAATGCTCATTATGCGGCTTCAAAATTATATGCTAAAAAACATTACCTTGTAGGTATTCCAGCTGTTGTTTTAGCATCATTTGTAGGCACAAGCGTTTTTGCCTCTCTTAGTCAAGAAATTAGTCCATTTATAAAAATAGTTGTATCATGCTGTAGTGCTTTGGCTGCGATACTCGCTGGTGTTCAAACCTTTCTTAACTATAGTCAGAAGTCTGAGAAACATCGTCTAATTGCATCAAAATACTCTTCAATGGGAAGAGAAATTGAACAATTGCTTACTAATACTGATGAACAACTAGCTAAAAAGCAGGAAGAGATAGACATTCTAAGAAAAAAAATTGATTTAATCGCTCAGGAAGCACCTATACTTCCAAAAGGTCTCTATGAGAACGCTTACAACAAAAATCATGAAAATAAATTTTAA